A window from Dunckerocampus dactyliophorus isolate RoL2022-P2 chromosome 15, RoL_Ddac_1.1, whole genome shotgun sequence encodes these proteins:
- the nrcama gene encoding neuronal cell adhesion molecule a isoform X8: protein MDFHLSTGALLMVFLCHMTSALEVPLDPKVLEGLPQPPTITLQSPKDYIFDPRENIVIHCEAKGKPHPSFSWTRNGTHFDVEKDSKVLMKPGSGTLVIDISGEKAEAYEGTYQCTAHNDHGTAVSNNIVIRQSRSPLWSKERIEAITVQMGVSLVLQCRPPAGLPPPVIFWMDNNFQRLPLDKRVSQALNGDLYFSNVLSEDTRNDYICYARFPHTQTIQQKQPISVTVLEMDTMNETVASLYNITKFSANPAGDYRPGFMTPLGATSTEMVLRGETLELECIAEGLPTPEMSWQKDGGELPTSRVSFLNYKKTLKISDVSEADAGDYTCTATNRLGTVDHVIKVTVKAAPFWIGAPRNLILAPNETGILTCKVNGDPKPDIRWFINGVPFENAPEDLTRKVDNDTVILSNVQSGSSAVYQCNASNEFGYLIANAFVSVLAEPPRVLTPPNQVYQVITNSPALLDCATFGSPIPTITWFKDSQISIKSGDPYVIHENGTLEINVAQSQNSGKYTCIATNNLGIKENHVFLEVKEPTRILKQPEYKVVQRGMSAIFECKVKHDPSLIPTMTWLKNNGELPDDERFEVDTDSLTIKDVTDEDEGTYTCIMNTSLDQDSASAMLTVVEATPTPAIVYEKPDPPTDLELTDQTERSVQLTWIPGDENNSPTQKFLIQYEDLLHQPNVWVNMTEVPGTSTTAHLDLSPYVYYSFRVLAKNQVGYSQPSQASRQYRTNPAAPDDNPSDVQGEGTEPGNLVISWRKLTGLQSNGPGLEYKVQWRQKDVAQEWSSRTVANVSQVVVSGTPIFVPYEIKVQSLNDYGNGPEAEVVIGYSGEDLPLSAPDGVLVMVHNSTLAEVHWEPVSSHSVRGKLKGYKVYYRRERGLHEAEEEADQESQDQVLTFSGNLTKGRLPDLQPYSLYNLFIRVLNSKGEGPPSPDKQFETPEGVPGPPSFLQVNPSLDSFTLEWGPPLNNNGRLIGYTLRYQPVNTTIETGPVKIMDFPVNETTVTLDNLNSSVLYKFDLNAKTVKGAGPSITKEASTAMETTVPSRHVDIATQGWFIGLMCAIALLILVLLIVCFIKRNKGGKYPVKEKEEAHQDPEIQPMKEDDGTFGEYSDTEDHKPLKGSRTPSNGTVRRDESDDSLVDYGEGGDGQFNEDGSFIGQYSGKKEKDTHEGNESSEAPSPVNAMNSFV from the exons ATGGACTTCCACCTGAGCACTGGAGCCCTTCTCATGGTGTTCCTCTGTCACATGACGTCAGCGCTGGAAGTGCCTCTTGACC caaaagttCTGGAAGGAT TGCCCCAGCCCCCTACTATAACGCTACAGTCCCCCAAGGACTACATTTTTGACCCACGGGAGAACATTGTCATCCACTGTGAAGCCAAGGGGAAACCTCATCCCAG CTTTTCCTGGACACGAAACGGAACCCATTTTGATGTGGAGAAAGACTCCAAAGTTCTAATGAAGCCCGGTTCAGGGACTCTGGTCATCGACATCAGCGGCGAAAAGGCCGAGGCTTACGAGGGGACGTACCAGTGCACAGCCCATAATGATCACGGCACGGCGGTATCCAACAACATCGTCATCAGACAGTCCA GGTCCCCCTTGTGGTCGAAGGAAAGAATTGAGGCCATCACGGTGCAGATGGGGGTCTCCCTGGTGCTGCAGTGCCGACCCCCGGCAGGGCTGCCCCCTCCTGTCATATTTTGGATGGATAACA ATTTCCAGAGGCTGCCACTAGACAAACGAGTGTCCCAGGCCCTGAATGGAGACTTGTACTTCTCCAATGTCCTGTCTGAGGACACCAGGAATGACTACATCTGCTATGCCCGCTTCCCACATACACAGACCATTCAGCAGAAGCAGCCCATCTCTGTCACAGTGCTTGAGA TGGATACAATGAATGAGACTGTGGCTTCTTTGTACAATATCACTAAATTTAGTG CCAACCCAGCAGGGGACTACCGCCCAGGCTTCATGACGCCTTTGGGCGCCACCAGCACTGAGATGGTTCTACGAGGAGAGACCCTGGAGCTGGAATGCATTGCAGAAGGCTT GCCCACTCCAGAGATGTCATGGCAGAAAGACGGAGGAGAGCTGCCCACCAGCAGGGTCTCCTTCCTCAACTACAAGAAAACTCTCAAGATTTCTGACGTCAGTGAAGCCGACGCCGGCGACTACACCTGCACGGCCACCAACCGACTGGGCACAGTGGACCACGTCATCAAGGTCACCGTCAAAG CTGCTCCTTTCTGGATCGGCGCTCCCAGGAACCTGATCCTTGCCCCGAATGAAACTGGCATCCTGACTTGCAAAGTCAATGGAGATCCCAAGCCGGACATAAGATGGTTCATCAATGGAGTCCCCTTCGAGA ATGCCCCAGAAGACCTCACCCGCAAGGTGGACAACGACACGGTGATTCTTAGCAACGTGCAGTCCGGGTCCAGTGCTGTTTATCAGTGTAACGCATCCAACGAGTTTGGCTACCTGATTGCCAATGCATTTGTCAGTGTTCTTG CTGAGCCCCCAAGGGTCCTCACTCCCCCCAACCAAGTGTACCAAGTCATTACCAACAGCCCCGCTTTGCTAGACTGTGCCACTTTTGGCTCACCAATACCAACCATCACATG GTTCAAAGACAGCCAGATCAGCATCAAGAGCGGCGACCCCTACGTGATCCACGAGAACGGGACTTTGGAGATCAACGTGGCCCAGTCGCAGAACAGCGGGAAGTACACGTGCATCGCCACCAACAACCTGGGCATCAAAGAGAACCACGTCTTCCTGGAGGTTAAAG AACCCACGCGCATCCTTAAGCAGCCTGAATACAAAGTGGTGCAGAGGGGCATGAGCGCCATTTTTGAGTGTAAAGTCAAACACGACCCCTCCCTCATCCCCACAATGACCTGGCTCAAAAACAACGGCGAGCTGCCCGACGACGAGAG GTTTGAGGTGGACACAGACAGTCTGACCATTAAAGATGTGACGGATGAAGATGAGGGCACGTACACCTGCATCATGAACACCAGCCTGGACCAAGACTCCGCCAGCGCCATGCTGACTGTTGTCG AGGCTACTCCTACTCCAGCTATTGTCTACG agaaACCCGACCCGCCCACTGACCTGGAACTCACTGACCAGACTGAAAGGAGTGTTCAGCTCACTTGGATCCCAGGAGATGAAAACAACAGTCCtacacaaa AGTTTCTGATCCAATACGAGGATTTGCTGCACCAGCCAAACGTCTGGGTCAACATGACAGAGGTCCCTGGTACGAGCACGACGGCACACCTGGACCTCTCGCCGTACGTGTACTACTCCTTCCGGGTACTGGCGAAGAACCAGGTGGGCTACAGCCAGCCCAGCCAGGCGTCACGCCAATACCGAACCAACCCTGCAG CCCCTGATGATAATCCGTCAGATGTTCAGGGAGAAGGAACAGAACCTGGCAACCTGGTCATCTCCTGGAGA AAACTAACAGGGCTGCAGTCCAACGGCCCTGGTCTGGAATACAAAGTCCAATGGAGGCAGAAGGACGTGGCTCAAGAGTGGTCTTCCAGGACAGTGGCCAACGTCTCACAGGTGGTCGTGTCCGGAACTCCCATCTTTGTGCCCTACGAGATCAAGGTCCAGTCCCTGAACGACTACGGCAACGGGCCGGAAGCTGAAGTAGTCATTGGCTACTCCGGGGAAGATT TACCTTTATCTGCCCCTGATGGCGTTCTGGTCATGGTTCACAACAGCACCCTAGCAGAAGTGCACTGGGAGCCAGTGTCGTCTCACTCAGTCAGGGGGAAACTAAAGGGATACAAG GTATATTACCGCCGTGAGCGAGGCTTGCATGAGGCAGAGGAGGAAGCGGATCAAGAATCTCAAGACCAGGTTCTGACCTTCAGCGGGAATCTGACCAAGGGACGTCTGCCGGACCTCCAACCCTACAGCTTGTACAACCTCTTCATCAGGGTCCTGAATAGCAAAGGGGAAGGTCCCCCTAGTCCAGATAAGCAGTTTGAGACACCTGAGGGAG TTCCAGGCCCTCCTTCATTTCTACAAGTGAACCCCAGTTTGGATTCTTTCACTCTGGAATGGGGCCCACCGCTGAATAACAACGGACGCCTCATTGGATACACTCTCAGATACCAACCAG TCAACACCACCATAGAAACTGGGCCTGTCAAGATCATGGATTTTCCGGTCAACGAGACAACCGTGACTCTGGACAACCTGAACTCTAGCGTGCTGTACAAATTTGACTTAAATGCAAAGACGGTCAAAGGAGCTGGGCCCAGCATCACTAAAGAGGCCTCGACCGCCATGGAAACAA ctgTGCCCAGTCGCCATGTGGACATCGCCACCCAGGGCTGGTTCATCGGACTGATGTGCGCCATCGCTCTCCTCATCCTGGTGCTTCTCATTGTCTGCTTCATCAAAAGGAACAAGGGCGGCAAATATCCAG TGAAAGAGAAAGAAGAAGCCCACCAAGACCCAGAGATCCAGCCCATGAAGGAGGATGATGGCACATTCGGAGAATACAG TGACACCGAGGACCACAAGCCGCTGAAGGGCAGCCGGACGCCGTCCAACGGCACGGTGCGCCGCGACGAGAGCGACGACAGCCTGGTGGACTACGGCGAGGGCGGCGACGGACAATTCAACGAGGACGGCTCCTTCATCGGCCAGTACAGCGGCAAGAAGGAGAAGGACACGCACGAAGGCAACGAGAGCTCCGAGGCGCCGTCGCCGGTCAACGCCATGAACTCCTTTGTCTAA
- the nrcama gene encoding neuronal cell adhesion molecule a isoform X13 yields MDFHLSTGALLMVFLCHMTSALEVPLDLPQPPTITLQSPKDYIFDPRENIVIHCEAKGKPHPSFSWTRNGTHFDVEKDSKVLMKPGSGTLVIDISGEKAEAYEGTYQCTAHNDHGTAVSNNIVIRQSRSPLWSKERIEAITVQMGVSLVLQCRPPAGLPPPVIFWMDNNFQRLPLDKRVSQALNGDLYFSNVLSEDTRNDYICYARFPHTQTIQQKQPISVTVLEMDTMNETVASLYNITKFSANPAGDYRPGFMTPLGATSTEMVLRGETLELECIAEGLPTPEMSWQKDGGELPTSRVSFLNYKKTLKISDVSEADAGDYTCTATNRLGTVDHVIKVTVKAAPFWIGAPRNLILAPNETGILTCKVNGDPKPDIRWFINGVPFENAPEDLTRKVDNDTVILSNVQSGSSAVYQCNASNEFGYLIANAFVSVLAEPPRVLTPPNQVYQVITNSPALLDCATFGSPIPTITWFKDSQISIKSGDPYVIHENGTLEINVAQSQNSGKYTCIATNNLGIKENHVFLEVKEPTRILKQPEYKVVQRGMSAIFECKVKHDPSLIPTMTWLKNNGELPDDERFEVDTDSLTIKDVTDEDEGTYTCIMNTSLDQDSASAMLTVVEATPTPAIVYEKPDPPTDLELTDQTERSVQLTWIPGDENNSPTQKFLIQYEDLLHQPNVWVNMTEVPGTSTTAHLDLSPYVYYSFRVLAKNQVGYSQPSQASRQYRTNPAAPDDNPSDVQGEGTEPGNLVISWRKLTGLQSNGPGLEYKVQWRQKDVAQEWSSRTVANVSQVVVSGTPIFVPYEIKVQSLNDYGNGPEAEVVIGYSGEDLPLSAPDGVLVMVHNSTLAEVHWEPVSSHSVRGKLKGYKVYYRRERGLHEAEEEADQESQDQVLTFSGNLTKGRLPDLQPYSLYNLFIRVLNSKGEGPPSPDKQFETPEGVPGPPSFLQVNPSLDSFTLEWGPPLNNNGRLIGYTLRYQPVNTTIETGPVKIMDFPVNETTVTLDNLNSSVLYKFDLNAKTVKGAGPSITKEASTAMETTVPSRHVDIATQGWFIGLMCAIALLILVLLIVCFIKRNKGGKYPVKEKEEAHQDPEIQPMKEDDGTFGEYSDTEDHKPLKGSRTPSNGTVRRDESDDSLVDYGEGGDGQFNEDGSFIGQYSGKKEKDTHEGNESSEAPSPVNAMNSFV; encoded by the exons ATGGACTTCCACCTGAGCACTGGAGCCCTTCTCATGGTGTTCCTCTGTCACATGACGTCAGCGCTGGAAGTGCCTCTTGACC TGCCCCAGCCCCCTACTATAACGCTACAGTCCCCCAAGGACTACATTTTTGACCCACGGGAGAACATTGTCATCCACTGTGAAGCCAAGGGGAAACCTCATCCCAG CTTTTCCTGGACACGAAACGGAACCCATTTTGATGTGGAGAAAGACTCCAAAGTTCTAATGAAGCCCGGTTCAGGGACTCTGGTCATCGACATCAGCGGCGAAAAGGCCGAGGCTTACGAGGGGACGTACCAGTGCACAGCCCATAATGATCACGGCACGGCGGTATCCAACAACATCGTCATCAGACAGTCCA GGTCCCCCTTGTGGTCGAAGGAAAGAATTGAGGCCATCACGGTGCAGATGGGGGTCTCCCTGGTGCTGCAGTGCCGACCCCCGGCAGGGCTGCCCCCTCCTGTCATATTTTGGATGGATAACA ATTTCCAGAGGCTGCCACTAGACAAACGAGTGTCCCAGGCCCTGAATGGAGACTTGTACTTCTCCAATGTCCTGTCTGAGGACACCAGGAATGACTACATCTGCTATGCCCGCTTCCCACATACACAGACCATTCAGCAGAAGCAGCCCATCTCTGTCACAGTGCTTGAGA TGGATACAATGAATGAGACTGTGGCTTCTTTGTACAATATCACTAAATTTAGTG CCAACCCAGCAGGGGACTACCGCCCAGGCTTCATGACGCCTTTGGGCGCCACCAGCACTGAGATGGTTCTACGAGGAGAGACCCTGGAGCTGGAATGCATTGCAGAAGGCTT GCCCACTCCAGAGATGTCATGGCAGAAAGACGGAGGAGAGCTGCCCACCAGCAGGGTCTCCTTCCTCAACTACAAGAAAACTCTCAAGATTTCTGACGTCAGTGAAGCCGACGCCGGCGACTACACCTGCACGGCCACCAACCGACTGGGCACAGTGGACCACGTCATCAAGGTCACCGTCAAAG CTGCTCCTTTCTGGATCGGCGCTCCCAGGAACCTGATCCTTGCCCCGAATGAAACTGGCATCCTGACTTGCAAAGTCAATGGAGATCCCAAGCCGGACATAAGATGGTTCATCAATGGAGTCCCCTTCGAGA ATGCCCCAGAAGACCTCACCCGCAAGGTGGACAACGACACGGTGATTCTTAGCAACGTGCAGTCCGGGTCCAGTGCTGTTTATCAGTGTAACGCATCCAACGAGTTTGGCTACCTGATTGCCAATGCATTTGTCAGTGTTCTTG CTGAGCCCCCAAGGGTCCTCACTCCCCCCAACCAAGTGTACCAAGTCATTACCAACAGCCCCGCTTTGCTAGACTGTGCCACTTTTGGCTCACCAATACCAACCATCACATG GTTCAAAGACAGCCAGATCAGCATCAAGAGCGGCGACCCCTACGTGATCCACGAGAACGGGACTTTGGAGATCAACGTGGCCCAGTCGCAGAACAGCGGGAAGTACACGTGCATCGCCACCAACAACCTGGGCATCAAAGAGAACCACGTCTTCCTGGAGGTTAAAG AACCCACGCGCATCCTTAAGCAGCCTGAATACAAAGTGGTGCAGAGGGGCATGAGCGCCATTTTTGAGTGTAAAGTCAAACACGACCCCTCCCTCATCCCCACAATGACCTGGCTCAAAAACAACGGCGAGCTGCCCGACGACGAGAG GTTTGAGGTGGACACAGACAGTCTGACCATTAAAGATGTGACGGATGAAGATGAGGGCACGTACACCTGCATCATGAACACCAGCCTGGACCAAGACTCCGCCAGCGCCATGCTGACTGTTGTCG AGGCTACTCCTACTCCAGCTATTGTCTACG agaaACCCGACCCGCCCACTGACCTGGAACTCACTGACCAGACTGAAAGGAGTGTTCAGCTCACTTGGATCCCAGGAGATGAAAACAACAGTCCtacacaaa AGTTTCTGATCCAATACGAGGATTTGCTGCACCAGCCAAACGTCTGGGTCAACATGACAGAGGTCCCTGGTACGAGCACGACGGCACACCTGGACCTCTCGCCGTACGTGTACTACTCCTTCCGGGTACTGGCGAAGAACCAGGTGGGCTACAGCCAGCCCAGCCAGGCGTCACGCCAATACCGAACCAACCCTGCAG CCCCTGATGATAATCCGTCAGATGTTCAGGGAGAAGGAACAGAACCTGGCAACCTGGTCATCTCCTGGAGA AAACTAACAGGGCTGCAGTCCAACGGCCCTGGTCTGGAATACAAAGTCCAATGGAGGCAGAAGGACGTGGCTCAAGAGTGGTCTTCCAGGACAGTGGCCAACGTCTCACAGGTGGTCGTGTCCGGAACTCCCATCTTTGTGCCCTACGAGATCAAGGTCCAGTCCCTGAACGACTACGGCAACGGGCCGGAAGCTGAAGTAGTCATTGGCTACTCCGGGGAAGATT TACCTTTATCTGCCCCTGATGGCGTTCTGGTCATGGTTCACAACAGCACCCTAGCAGAAGTGCACTGGGAGCCAGTGTCGTCTCACTCAGTCAGGGGGAAACTAAAGGGATACAAG GTATATTACCGCCGTGAGCGAGGCTTGCATGAGGCAGAGGAGGAAGCGGATCAAGAATCTCAAGACCAGGTTCTGACCTTCAGCGGGAATCTGACCAAGGGACGTCTGCCGGACCTCCAACCCTACAGCTTGTACAACCTCTTCATCAGGGTCCTGAATAGCAAAGGGGAAGGTCCCCCTAGTCCAGATAAGCAGTTTGAGACACCTGAGGGAG TTCCAGGCCCTCCTTCATTTCTACAAGTGAACCCCAGTTTGGATTCTTTCACTCTGGAATGGGGCCCACCGCTGAATAACAACGGACGCCTCATTGGATACACTCTCAGATACCAACCAG TCAACACCACCATAGAAACTGGGCCTGTCAAGATCATGGATTTTCCGGTCAACGAGACAACCGTGACTCTGGACAACCTGAACTCTAGCGTGCTGTACAAATTTGACTTAAATGCAAAGACGGTCAAAGGAGCTGGGCCCAGCATCACTAAAGAGGCCTCGACCGCCATGGAAACAA ctgTGCCCAGTCGCCATGTGGACATCGCCACCCAGGGCTGGTTCATCGGACTGATGTGCGCCATCGCTCTCCTCATCCTGGTGCTTCTCATTGTCTGCTTCATCAAAAGGAACAAGGGCGGCAAATATCCAG TGAAAGAGAAAGAAGAAGCCCACCAAGACCCAGAGATCCAGCCCATGAAGGAGGATGATGGCACATTCGGAGAATACAG TGACACCGAGGACCACAAGCCGCTGAAGGGCAGCCGGACGCCGTCCAACGGCACGGTGCGCCGCGACGAGAGCGACGACAGCCTGGTGGACTACGGCGAGGGCGGCGACGGACAATTCAACGAGGACGGCTCCTTCATCGGCCAGTACAGCGGCAAGAAGGAGAAGGACACGCACGAAGGCAACGAGAGCTCCGAGGCGCCGTCGCCGGTCAACGCCATGAACTCCTTTGTCTAA
- the nrcama gene encoding neuronal cell adhesion molecule a isoform X7 has product MDFHLSTGALLMVFLCHMTSALEVPLDLPQPPTITLQSPKDYIFDPRENIVIHCEAKGKPHPSFSWTRNGTHFDVEKDSKVLMKPGSGTLVIDISGEKAEAYEGTYQCTAHNDHGTAVSNNIVIRQSRSPLWSKERIEAITVQMGVSLVLQCRPPAGLPPPVIFWMDNNFQRLPLDKRVSQALNGDLYFSNVLSEDTRNDYICYARFPHTQTIQQKQPISVTVLETNPAGDYRPGFMTPLGATSTEMVLRGETLELECIAEGLPTPEMSWQKDGGELPTSRVSFLNYKKTLKISDVSEADAGDYTCTATNRLGTVDHVIKVTVKAAPFWIGAPRNLILAPNETGILTCKVNGDPKPDIRWFINGVPFENAPEDLTRKVDNDTVILSNVQSGSSAVYQCNASNEFGYLIANAFVSVLAEPPRVLTPPNQVYQVITNSPALLDCATFGSPIPTITWFKDSQISIKSGDPYVIHENGTLEINVAQSQNSGKYTCIATNNLGIKENHVFLEVKEPTRILKQPEYKVVQRGMSAIFECKVKHDPSLIPTMTWLKNNGELPDDERFEVDTDSLTIKDVTDEDEGTYTCIMNTSLDQDSASAMLTVVEKPDPPTDLELTDQTERSVQLTWIPGDENNSPTQKFLIQYEDLLHQPNVWVNMTEVPGTSTTAHLDLSPYVYYSFRVLAKNQVGYSQPSQASRQYRTNPAAPDDNPSDVQGEGTEPGNLVISWRKLTGLQSNGPGLEYKVQWRQKDVAQEWSSRTVANVSQVVVSGTPIFVPYEIKVQSLNDYGNGPEAEVVIGYSGEDLPLSAPDGVLVMVHNSTLAEVHWEPVSSHSVRGKLKGYKVYYRRERGLHEAEEEADQESQDQVLTFSGNLTKGRLPDLQPYSLYNLFIRVLNSKGEGPPSPDKQFETPEGVPGPPSFLQVNPSLDSFTLEWGPPLNNNGRLIGYTLRYQPVNTTIETGPVKIMDFPVNETTVTLDNLNSSVLYKFDLNAKTVKGAGPSITKEASTAMETTPTAEVGKGPTDPTTPITQSPPLHKAPSVGPVFGTVNTSVSEEGAVISWEYFGHHKNIYVEYMVENSKEDWKKESVNGSHSHVLKGLKPGTSYRVRVVARDPTGPTLHSTNEEVVTVPAVPSRHVDIATQGWFIGLMCAIALLILVLLIVCFIKRNKGGKYPVKEKEEAHQDPEIQPMKEDDGTFGEYSDTEDHKPLKGSRTPSNGTVRRDESDDSLVDYGEGGDGQFNEDGSFIGQYSGKKEKDTHEGNESSEAPSPVNAMNSFV; this is encoded by the exons ATGGACTTCCACCTGAGCACTGGAGCCCTTCTCATGGTGTTCCTCTGTCACATGACGTCAGCGCTGGAAGTGCCTCTTGACC TGCCCCAGCCCCCTACTATAACGCTACAGTCCCCCAAGGACTACATTTTTGACCCACGGGAGAACATTGTCATCCACTGTGAAGCCAAGGGGAAACCTCATCCCAG CTTTTCCTGGACACGAAACGGAACCCATTTTGATGTGGAGAAAGACTCCAAAGTTCTAATGAAGCCCGGTTCAGGGACTCTGGTCATCGACATCAGCGGCGAAAAGGCCGAGGCTTACGAGGGGACGTACCAGTGCACAGCCCATAATGATCACGGCACGGCGGTATCCAACAACATCGTCATCAGACAGTCCA GGTCCCCCTTGTGGTCGAAGGAAAGAATTGAGGCCATCACGGTGCAGATGGGGGTCTCCCTGGTGCTGCAGTGCCGACCCCCGGCAGGGCTGCCCCCTCCTGTCATATTTTGGATGGATAACA ATTTCCAGAGGCTGCCACTAGACAAACGAGTGTCCCAGGCCCTGAATGGAGACTTGTACTTCTCCAATGTCCTGTCTGAGGACACCAGGAATGACTACATCTGCTATGCCCGCTTCCCACATACACAGACCATTCAGCAGAAGCAGCCCATCTCTGTCACAGTGCTTGAGA CCAACCCAGCAGGGGACTACCGCCCAGGCTTCATGACGCCTTTGGGCGCCACCAGCACTGAGATGGTTCTACGAGGAGAGACCCTGGAGCTGGAATGCATTGCAGAAGGCTT GCCCACTCCAGAGATGTCATGGCAGAAAGACGGAGGAGAGCTGCCCACCAGCAGGGTCTCCTTCCTCAACTACAAGAAAACTCTCAAGATTTCTGACGTCAGTGAAGCCGACGCCGGCGACTACACCTGCACGGCCACCAACCGACTGGGCACAGTGGACCACGTCATCAAGGTCACCGTCAAAG CTGCTCCTTTCTGGATCGGCGCTCCCAGGAACCTGATCCTTGCCCCGAATGAAACTGGCATCCTGACTTGCAAAGTCAATGGAGATCCCAAGCCGGACATAAGATGGTTCATCAATGGAGTCCCCTTCGAGA ATGCCCCAGAAGACCTCACCCGCAAGGTGGACAACGACACGGTGATTCTTAGCAACGTGCAGTCCGGGTCCAGTGCTGTTTATCAGTGTAACGCATCCAACGAGTTTGGCTACCTGATTGCCAATGCATTTGTCAGTGTTCTTG CTGAGCCCCCAAGGGTCCTCACTCCCCCCAACCAAGTGTACCAAGTCATTACCAACAGCCCCGCTTTGCTAGACTGTGCCACTTTTGGCTCACCAATACCAACCATCACATG GTTCAAAGACAGCCAGATCAGCATCAAGAGCGGCGACCCCTACGTGATCCACGAGAACGGGACTTTGGAGATCAACGTGGCCCAGTCGCAGAACAGCGGGAAGTACACGTGCATCGCCACCAACAACCTGGGCATCAAAGAGAACCACGTCTTCCTGGAGGTTAAAG AACCCACGCGCATCCTTAAGCAGCCTGAATACAAAGTGGTGCAGAGGGGCATGAGCGCCATTTTTGAGTGTAAAGTCAAACACGACCCCTCCCTCATCCCCACAATGACCTGGCTCAAAAACAACGGCGAGCTGCCCGACGACGAGAG GTTTGAGGTGGACACAGACAGTCTGACCATTAAAGATGTGACGGATGAAGATGAGGGCACGTACACCTGCATCATGAACACCAGCCTGGACCAAGACTCCGCCAGCGCCATGCTGACTGTTGTCG agaaACCCGACCCGCCCACTGACCTGGAACTCACTGACCAGACTGAAAGGAGTGTTCAGCTCACTTGGATCCCAGGAGATGAAAACAACAGTCCtacacaaa AGTTTCTGATCCAATACGAGGATTTGCTGCACCAGCCAAACGTCTGGGTCAACATGACAGAGGTCCCTGGTACGAGCACGACGGCACACCTGGACCTCTCGCCGTACGTGTACTACTCCTTCCGGGTACTGGCGAAGAACCAGGTGGGCTACAGCCAGCCCAGCCAGGCGTCACGCCAATACCGAACCAACCCTGCAG CCCCTGATGATAATCCGTCAGATGTTCAGGGAGAAGGAACAGAACCTGGCAACCTGGTCATCTCCTGGAGA AAACTAACAGGGCTGCAGTCCAACGGCCCTGGTCTGGAATACAAAGTCCAATGGAGGCAGAAGGACGTGGCTCAAGAGTGGTCTTCCAGGACAGTGGCCAACGTCTCACAGGTGGTCGTGTCCGGAACTCCCATCTTTGTGCCCTACGAGATCAAGGTCCAGTCCCTGAACGACTACGGCAACGGGCCGGAAGCTGAAGTAGTCATTGGCTACTCCGGGGAAGATT TACCTTTATCTGCCCCTGATGGCGTTCTGGTCATGGTTCACAACAGCACCCTAGCAGAAGTGCACTGGGAGCCAGTGTCGTCTCACTCAGTCAGGGGGAAACTAAAGGGATACAAG GTATATTACCGCCGTGAGCGAGGCTTGCATGAGGCAGAGGAGGAAGCGGATCAAGAATCTCAAGACCAGGTTCTGACCTTCAGCGGGAATCTGACCAAGGGACGTCTGCCGGACCTCCAACCCTACAGCTTGTACAACCTCTTCATCAGGGTCCTGAATAGCAAAGGGGAAGGTCCCCCTAGTCCAGATAAGCAGTTTGAGACACCTGAGGGAG TTCCAGGCCCTCCTTCATTTCTACAAGTGAACCCCAGTTTGGATTCTTTCACTCTGGAATGGGGCCCACCGCTGAATAACAACGGACGCCTCATTGGATACACTCTCAGATACCAACCAG TCAACACCACCATAGAAACTGGGCCTGTCAAGATCATGGATTTTCCGGTCAACGAGACAACCGTGACTCTGGACAACCTGAACTCTAGCGTGCTGTACAAATTTGACTTAAATGCAAAGACGGTCAAAGGAGCTGGGCCCAGCATCACTAAAGAGGCCTCGACCGCCATGGAAACAA CTCCCACTGCAGAGGTGGGCAAAG GCCCCACAGACCCAACTACCCCCATCACTCAGTCTCCCCCGCTTCACAAGG CACCATCTGTAGGCCCCGTCTTTGGCACGGTTAACACGTCAGTGTCCGAGGAGGGTGCTGTGATCAGTTGGGAATACTTTGGACACCATAAGAACATTTATGTGGAATACATGGTAGAAAACA GCAAAGAGGACTGGAAAAAGGAGTCGGTAAACGGCTCGCACTCGCATGTATTAAAAGGCTTAAAGCCAGGGACGTCCTATAGGGTGCGCGTGGTAGCTCGAGACCCGACCGGGCCGACGCTCCACAGCACCAATGAAGAGGTGGTTACGGTGCCAG ctgTGCCCAGTCGCCATGTGGACATCGCCACCCAGGGCTGGTTCATCGGACTGATGTGCGCCATCGCTCTCCTCATCCTGGTGCTTCTCATTGTCTGCTTCATCAAAAGGAACAAGGGCGGCAAATATCCAG TGAAAGAGAAAGAAGAAGCCCACCAAGACCCAGAGATCCAGCCCATGAAGGAGGATGATGGCACATTCGGAGAATACAG TGACACCGAGGACCACAAGCCGCTGAAGGGCAGCCGGACGCCGTCCAACGGCACGGTGCGCCGCGACGAGAGCGACGACAGCCTGGTGGACTACGGCGAGGGCGGCGACGGACAATTCAACGAGGACGGCTCCTTCATCGGCCAGTACAGCGGCAAGAAGGAGAAGGACACGCACGAAGGCAACGAGAGCTCCGAGGCGCCGTCGCCGGTCAACGCCATGAACTCCTTTGTCTAA